A single region of the Planctomycetota bacterium genome encodes:
- a CDS encoding GTP-binding protein has protein sequence MNPDRPNKARYVMIGGFLGAGKTTAVARLARLLSDRGLRVGLIANDQSSGLVDTGLLRSKGFAVEEIAGGCFCCRFNSLLEAAEKLTRETRPDLFVAEPVGSCTDLVATVSYPLRRIYGDRFSIAPLSVLVDPLRAARVLGLAPGRPFSDKVLYVYRKQLEEADVIAVNKIDLLTPSQRERLVAAISDAFPRAEIFRVSAKEGTGLDAWFERILTAEGRNGASMELDYDLYAEGEALLGWLNATVRLTSPAPFDADAALVSLARDIRDTLAAARSEIAHLKMTLDAGDPTGLLSVVSVVRTDGEPDLRESLPEPVGSGTLVVNLRAEADPEFLKETVERALVAFACRGIRAEVEHLERFRPARPQPTYRLAEGGAP, from the coding sequence ATGAATCCGGATCGGCCGAATAAGGCGCGCTACGTCATGATCGGCGGCTTCCTGGGGGCCGGGAAGACGACGGCGGTCGCCCGCCTGGCGCGTCTTTTGTCGGATCGCGGCCTGCGCGTGGGGCTCATCGCCAACGACCAGTCGAGCGGACTCGTGGATACCGGACTCCTCCGCTCCAAGGGCTTCGCGGTCGAGGAGATCGCCGGGGGCTGCTTCTGCTGCCGGTTCAATTCCCTGCTCGAGGCCGCCGAAAAGCTCACCCGCGAAACCCGCCCGGACCTCTTCGTCGCCGAACCCGTGGGGAGCTGCACGGACCTCGTGGCGACCGTTTCCTACCCGCTCCGGCGCATCTACGGAGACCGCTTCTCGATCGCCCCCCTGAGCGTGCTCGTGGATCCCCTGAGGGCCGCGCGGGTCCTGGGGCTGGCGCCCGGCCGCCCGTTCTCCGACAAGGTCCTCTACGTCTACCGCAAACAGCTCGAGGAGGCCGACGTCATCGCCGTCAACAAGATCGACCTTCTGACGCCCTCGCAGCGCGAGCGGCTGGTCGCGGCGATCTCGGACGCCTTCCCCCGCGCCGAAATCTTCCGCGTCTCGGCGAAAGAGGGGACCGGCCTGGACGCCTGGTTCGAGCGCATCCTGACGGCCGAGGGCCGCAACGGCGCGTCGATGGAGCTCGACTACGACCTGTACGCCGAAGGGGAGGCGCTCCTCGGATGGCTCAACGCCACGGTGCGCCTGACGTCCCCGGCGCCGTTCGATGCCGACGCGGCGCTCGTTTCCCTGGCGCGGGACATCCGGGACACCCTGGCCGCCGCGCGGAGCGAGATCGCCCATCTCAAGATGACGCTCGACGCGGGCGATCCGACCGGTCTCCTTTCGGTCGTGAGCGTCGTCCGCACGGACGGGGAGCCGGACCTGCGGGAATCGCTGCCCGAGCCGGTCGGATCGGGAACGCTTGTGGTGAACCTCCGCGCCGAAGCGGACCCGGAGTTCCTGAAGGAGACCGTCGAACGGGCCCTCGTCGCCTTCGCGTGCCGGGGCATCCGGGCGGAGGTGGAGCATCTGGAGCGCTTCCGCCCCGCCCGCCCCCAACCCACGTACCGCCTGGCCGAAGGAGGCGCCCCGTGA